From Virgibacillus natechei, the proteins below share one genomic window:
- the flgM gene encoding flagellar biosynthesis anti-sigma factor FlgM, with amino-acid sequence MKINGPNQTNFNPYKNQMQKQADYKNEVNKKDQIEISSQAKQLQENEKPHVQRASYVQEIKNAVESGEYKVNPERTAEKMIDFWSKK; translated from the coding sequence TTGAAAATAAATGGACCGAATCAAACAAATTTTAATCCATACAAAAATCAAATGCAGAAGCAAGCGGACTATAAGAACGAAGTAAATAAAAAGGATCAAATAGAGATATCCAGTCAGGCAAAACAACTGCAGGAAAACGAAAAGCCACATGTGCAGCGCGCTTCCTATGTGCAGGAAATTAAAAACGCTGTTGAATCTGGAGAATACAAGGTAAATCCCGAGCGCACAGCAGAGAAAATGATTGATTTTTGGTCGAAGAAATAA
- the flgL gene encoding flagellar hook-associated protein FlgL gives MRVTQGMLSHNMMRNLSNSNAKLDTYMNQVSTGKKINRPSDDPVTAMKGMNYRSQVTEIQQFQRNTNEVHNWMDNSDAALDQATQAMQNLRELALQASNDTYNADERENMQEEVEQIKEHLIDIANTNVNGKYIFNGTNTDTKPIEVNEDGEIVEIDLNDEAVRIEVADGTKLQANVNSGDVFNDKLFGDIDGFIDALDNNEQPTIEQSIESMDDNINNTINARADLGARMNRLELIENRLNDQEIVATQTMSENEDVDYAKAITELITQESLHRAALSAGARIVQPTLMDFLR, from the coding sequence TTGCGCGTAACCCAAGGAATGCTATCACATAATATGATGCGAAATTTATCCAACAGTAATGCCAAATTGGATACTTATATGAACCAGGTGAGTACTGGTAAAAAAATCAATCGCCCCTCTGATGACCCAGTAACTGCGATGAAGGGTATGAATTATCGTAGTCAAGTGACTGAAATTCAACAATTTCAGCGTAATACGAATGAAGTTCATAATTGGATGGACAACTCAGATGCTGCACTCGATCAAGCAACACAAGCGATGCAGAATTTACGTGAATTGGCTTTACAAGCTAGTAATGATACATATAATGCGGACGAACGAGAGAACATGCAAGAAGAAGTGGAACAGATAAAAGAGCATCTCATTGATATTGCGAACACAAATGTAAATGGGAAATATATCTTTAATGGAACGAATACAGATACAAAGCCAATAGAGGTCAATGAAGATGGGGAAATAGTAGAAATTGATCTTAATGATGAGGCTGTAAGAATAGAAGTAGCTGATGGCACGAAGTTGCAAGCAAATGTTAATTCTGGAGATGTTTTTAATGATAAATTATTTGGGGATATCGATGGATTTATAGATGCATTAGATAATAATGAACAACCAACTATCGAGCAGAGTATCGAATCCATGGACGATAACATTAATAACACGATCAATGCAAGGGCGGATTTAGGTGCCCGTATGAATCGATTAGAGTTAATTGAGAACCGCCTAAATGACCAGGAAATTGTTGCGACCCAAACGATGTCAGAAAATGAAGATGTAGATTATGCAAAAGCGATTACGGAATTAATTACACAAGAAAGTTTACATCGTGCAGCTTTATCAGCTGGAGCAAGAATTGTTCAGCCTACGTTAATGGATTTTCTACGCTGA
- a CDS encoding DUF6470 family protein: MQVPQIRMESQLAQIQIQHTPSNQQISQPEAELSIQQPQAELSMNTTPSKLQIDQTKAWEDMNVMHIFKWNAKNSQAAQSDWLNGLERRTQQGAELMKIESDGAPISNQAVTNAFDDKRALGIDFIPSPFAVETNYQPSTVQIDVQTYKPIINAEARSPVHQYEPGSVETSMKQYQHLEIDVINLFT; this comes from the coding sequence ATGCAAGTACCACAAATTCGAATGGAATCCCAATTGGCACAGATTCAAATCCAACATACACCTTCAAATCAACAAATTAGTCAACCTGAAGCTGAGCTTTCCATACAGCAACCGCAAGCAGAATTGTCGATGAATACAACTCCTTCCAAGCTTCAAATTGATCAAACAAAAGCATGGGAAGATATGAACGTAATGCATATCTTTAAATGGAATGCAAAGAATTCACAAGCTGCACAAAGCGATTGGCTTAATGGATTAGAACGAAGGACGCAACAAGGCGCAGAACTGATGAAAATAGAGAGCGACGGCGCCCCTATTAGTAACCAGGCTGTAACGAATGCATTTGATGATAAGAGAGCTTTAGGAATAGATTTTATACCATCACCATTTGCTGTTGAAACGAACTATCAACCCTCGACCGTACAAATTGATGTACAAACTTATAAGCCAATTATTAATGCAGAAGCACGTAGTCCGGTCCATCAGTATGAACCAGGGTCTGTCGAAACAAGCATGAAACAATATCAGCATTTAGAAATAGATGTTATCAATCTTTTTACATAG
- a CDS encoding ComF family protein: MNLFILTKPKSLCQPCEEALDKLRGRRCQICSRKSDDRICADCTWWKEQASEEIIAFNYSVFSYNQLMQDMVARWKYRGDYHLGNAFKESFRNGFADAFSFLAKDAIAVPIPLSKERLMSRGFNQAQMLAGFLPIETKELITRVDGEKQSKKTRRDRIATKNPFELTIPVNKPAILVDDIYTTGTTLRHAANLLKAHGCPKIYAYTLIRG; the protein is encoded by the coding sequence TTGAATTTATTCATACTTACCAAACCAAAGAGCTTGTGTCAGCCATGTGAAGAAGCATTGGATAAATTACGTGGGAGACGTTGCCAGATTTGTAGTCGTAAAAGTGATGATAGAATTTGTGCGGATTGTACATGGTGGAAAGAACAGGCATCAGAAGAAATAATAGCATTTAATTACTCGGTTTTTTCGTATAATCAACTGATGCAGGATATGGTTGCAAGGTGGAAATACCGTGGTGATTACCATTTGGGGAATGCCTTTAAGGAGTCGTTTCGTAACGGATTTGCTGATGCATTTTCTTTTTTAGCAAAAGATGCAATTGCTGTACCAATTCCTTTAAGCAAAGAGAGATTAATGAGTCGTGGATTTAATCAAGCACAGATGCTGGCTGGTTTTTTACCAATAGAGACGAAAGAACTCATCACACGTGTTGACGGGGAAAAGCAGTCCAAAAAAACACGCCGTGACAGAATAGCAACAAAAAATCCATTTGAACTAACGATTCCTGTTAACAAACCAGCCATTCTTGTCGATGATATATATACAACAGGTACAACATTACGTCATGCTGCTAACCTATTAAAAGCGCATGGATGTCCCAAGATTTATGCTTACACATTGATTCGAGGGTAG
- a CDS encoding DEAD/DEAH box helicase, which yields MECEPLYYWSGEEPEWPTHANPCSWVGELTPAQRTAADRIVRAVVAQEELLVWAVCGAGKTEMLFPGISKALHLGKRVCIATPRADVVRELVPRLEKAFNTIGVQGLYGGSKDKEGTAQLMIATTHQLLRYREAFDVLIIDEIDAFPFHADPTLPYAANRAKAKNSTTIYLTATPRQDHQYQIMRKKLAHIFVPIRFHGQPLPVPTMKMVLSLKKDLTKHEAPTAFIKWLRKRENADRQLLIFVPTILLAEALKEHLAVRLVNEGVFQSGDNLIAVHASDSDREDKVQLFREKKVDALVTTTILERGVTFPSVDVAILDAGHEVFDEAALVQIAGRAGRSPDDPTGEVVFFHEGKTDAMVAAIQSITAMNKRGGV from the coding sequence ATGGAGTGCGAACCCCTTTACTATTGGTCTGGGGAAGAGCCGGAATGGCCTACACATGCCAACCCATGTTCATGGGTTGGAGAGCTTACACCTGCCCAACGTACGGCAGCGGATCGAATTGTTCGAGCAGTAGTAGCTCAGGAAGAATTATTAGTTTGGGCTGTTTGTGGAGCTGGAAAGACGGAGATGCTTTTCCCAGGAATATCAAAAGCACTACACCTTGGTAAGCGTGTTTGTATCGCTACTCCACGAGCTGACGTTGTTCGCGAATTGGTGCCACGTTTGGAAAAAGCCTTCAACACAATAGGAGTTCAAGGGTTATATGGTGGTAGTAAAGATAAAGAAGGAACAGCCCAACTAATGATTGCCACAACACATCAATTACTCCGGTACCGAGAAGCATTTGATGTTCTGATTATTGACGAAATCGATGCTTTTCCATTTCACGCGGATCCAACTTTACCTTATGCAGCAAATCGAGCGAAGGCTAAAAATAGCACAACCATTTATTTAACAGCAACACCCCGGCAAGATCACCAATACCAGATCATGAGAAAAAAGCTAGCCCATATATTTGTCCCCATTCGGTTTCACGGTCAGCCTTTACCAGTCCCGACCATGAAAATGGTTCTTTCCTTAAAGAAAGATCTAACAAAACATGAAGCTCCAACAGCCTTTATCAAATGGCTAAGGAAGAGGGAGAACGCTGATAGGCAATTACTAATCTTCGTTCCTACGATATTATTGGCTGAAGCGCTAAAAGAACACCTGGCTGTAAGACTAGTAAATGAAGGGGTGTTTCAATCAGGTGATAATTTAATAGCTGTACATGCATCAGATTCAGATCGGGAAGATAAAGTCCAACTTTTTAGAGAGAAAAAAGTGGACGCATTAGTTACAACGACTATATTGGAGAGAGGCGTCACATTCCCCTCGGTGGATGTCGCCATATTGGATGCAGGGCATGAAGTATTTGATGAAGCGGCTCTGGTGCAAATTGCAGGAAGAGCCGGAAGAAGTCCAGATGATCCAACAGGTGAAGTCGTATTTTTTCATGAAGGAAAAACGGATGCAATGGTAGCTGCTATCCAATCGATAACTGCAATGAACAAACGAGGGGGCGTATGA
- a CDS encoding flagellar protein FlgN, giving the protein MSVETILEKLQNLVNIHEELVAISKQKTEVVKEGSVENLQALLVKERKQIRVLEKEEKSRQEAVETWLFKNELPSNDVTITRMLEIVSDQKEKQELEQATINLTQIITELKQQEQLNLSLINQSMQFVQLSIDTLQPSITNINYGNKQQDSGAMKRSVFDSQA; this is encoded by the coding sequence TTGTCCGTAGAAACGATTCTTGAAAAATTACAAAATCTAGTAAACATCCATGAGGAATTAGTAGCTATTTCCAAGCAAAAAACAGAAGTAGTGAAAGAAGGATCTGTTGAGAATTTACAAGCATTACTTGTAAAAGAAAGAAAACAAATACGTGTATTGGAAAAAGAAGAAAAGAGTAGACAGGAAGCGGTTGAGACGTGGCTGTTTAAGAATGAACTCCCATCTAATGATGTAACAATAACACGTATGCTTGAGATCGTAAGTGATCAAAAGGAGAAGCAGGAGCTGGAGCAGGCTACCATTAATTTAACTCAAATAATTACCGAATTGAAGCAACAGGAACAGCTCAATCTATCCTTAATCAACCAATCGATGCAATTTGTCCAATTATCAATCGATACGTTGCAACCATCGATTACGAATATAAACTATGGAAATAAACAGCAGGATTCAGGCGCGATGAAACGTTCTGTATTTGATTCACAAGCATAA
- a CDS encoding TIGR03826 family flagellar region protein has translation MAELANCSRCDAVFVKDIRTICQNCYKEEERDFDTVYRFLRDRKNREATVEEIAKATEVPKTLIMKFVKEKRLRTSQFPKLAYPCDKCGTTIVKGHLCFDCYEELKRDLEQHEKNEERSEQQRKKERQSSIYYSFDEKRK, from the coding sequence ATGGCTGAACTCGCAAATTGTTCTCGTTGTGATGCTGTTTTTGTGAAAGATATTCGAACGATTTGTCAAAATTGCTACAAAGAAGAAGAAAGAGACTTTGACACTGTTTACCGTTTTTTACGTGATCGCAAAAATAGAGAAGCAACCGTAGAAGAGATTGCAAAAGCAACAGAGGTACCCAAAACATTGATCATGAAATTCGTTAAAGAGAAACGTTTACGAACGTCACAATTTCCAAAGCTAGCGTACCCATGTGATAAATGTGGAACAACAATAGTCAAGGGTCATCTGTGTTTTGATTGTTACGAGGAGTTAAAAAGAGATTTAGAACAACACGAGAAGAATGAAGAACGTTCAGAACAACAGCGAAAAAAAGAACGGCAATCTTCTATCTATTATTCCTTTGATGAAAAAAGAAAGTAA
- a CDS encoding YigZ family protein, with product MLANYFTVKKEGEDQVIIQKSRFIGYVKRVETEEEAQNFIQKIKKKHHDATHNCSAYMIGENDQIQKANDDGEPSGTAGVPMLEVLKKQGLKDTAIVVTRYFGGIKLGAGGLIRAYGSTTSKAIQTTGIVKRQLMQGFSITIDYNLLGKLEHVLRDSDHILEQINYMEKAELIVYVKDGDEQDFHEWIINLTSDQAEIVKKGSAYIEIDVESTVE from the coding sequence ATGTTAGCAAATTATTTCACCGTTAAAAAAGAAGGAGAAGACCAGGTAATCATCCAAAAGTCACGATTTATTGGGTATGTCAAGCGTGTTGAAACAGAAGAAGAAGCACAAAATTTCATTCAAAAGATAAAGAAAAAGCACCATGATGCTACCCATAACTGCTCGGCTTATATGATTGGCGAAAATGATCAAATCCAAAAGGCAAACGATGATGGCGAACCGAGCGGTACAGCCGGAGTTCCCATGCTGGAAGTATTAAAAAAACAAGGCTTAAAAGATACAGCCATCGTAGTTACAAGATACTTTGGAGGCATTAAACTTGGAGCTGGTGGTTTAATCCGTGCCTATGGGAGTACAACCTCAAAAGCCATTCAAACAACCGGTATTGTTAAAAGACAACTTATGCAAGGCTTTTCCATAACCATTGACTATAATCTGTTAGGAAAACTCGAACATGTATTACGTGATTCAGACCATATACTAGAGCAAATTAATTACATGGAAAAAGCTGAATTGATCGTTTATGTGAAAGATGGAGACGAGCAAGATTTTCACGAATGGATCATTAACCTGACAAGTGATCAAGCGGAGATTGTAAAAAAAGGTAGTGCTTATATCGAAATTGATGTTGAATCTACTGTAGAATAA
- a CDS encoding sensor histidine kinase, translating into MAQKLTENALDYVIDEMIDVVENSKDEIFHISEEARSEHEHLVRELKETKEKVFQHISNGDQLEQKVRFSRRRLAEVSRYFDRYTETEIREVYESTHEMQTRLAMLQQEEKVLREKRDDIERRLITLNQTIERAEGLAGKITVILTYLQDDFRQVNEMIEEAKEKQEFGLKIIEAQEEERKKISREIHDGPAQMLANILLRSELVDRSFRENNIDKALNEMKSVRKMIRTSLYEVRRIIYDLRPMALDDLGLIPTLKKYVSTIEDYNGSTIEFSSIGEDKRLNQKYEIAFFRLVQEAVQNAVKHADASLIRVNLEICTDYLTVIIKDDGKGFDPSIKKDKSFGLIGMRERVEMLEGNLNIDSVKGKGTKVLIKVPYKV; encoded by the coding sequence TTGGCACAAAAGTTAACTGAAAATGCTTTAGACTATGTAATCGACGAAATGATTGATGTGGTAGAAAATAGTAAAGATGAGATATTCCATATCAGTGAAGAGGCTCGTAGTGAGCATGAGCATCTAGTACGAGAGTTGAAAGAGACAAAAGAAAAAGTATTCCAGCATATTAGTAATGGAGACCAGCTTGAACAAAAGGTGAGATTTTCCAGGCGGCGTCTAGCAGAAGTTAGTAGATATTTTGATCGATACACAGAAACAGAAATTCGCGAAGTATATGAGAGTACACATGAGATGCAAACCAGGCTTGCCATGCTGCAACAAGAGGAAAAAGTATTGCGTGAGAAGCGTGATGATATAGAAAGAAGGTTAATCACCTTAAATCAGACGATAGAACGTGCAGAAGGTTTAGCTGGTAAGATTACCGTCATTCTCACTTATTTACAGGATGATTTTAGACAAGTTAATGAAATGATCGAAGAAGCAAAAGAAAAACAGGAGTTTGGCCTGAAGATTATCGAGGCACAAGAAGAGGAACGTAAGAAGATATCACGGGAAATTCATGACGGCCCAGCGCAAATGCTAGCAAATATCTTACTACGTTCAGAGCTTGTAGATCGGTCTTTTCGTGAAAATAATATAGATAAAGCATTAAATGAAATGAAAAGTGTCCGTAAGATGATTCGTACCTCATTATATGAAGTCAGGCGAATTATTTATGATCTTCGTCCAATGGCCCTTGATGATTTAGGTCTAATACCAACGCTTAAAAAATATGTTTCAACGATTGAAGATTATAATGGCTCCACGATCGAATTTTCATCTATAGGCGAAGATAAGCGCTTGAACCAGAAGTATGAAATTGCTTTTTTTCGATTAGTACAGGAAGCCGTTCAAAATGCGGTGAAACACGCAGATGCATCTTTAATTCGAGTTAATTTGGAAATTTGTACAGACTACCTGACGGTGATTATTAAAGATGATGGTAAAGGTTTCGACCCATCCATAAAAAAAGATAAATCTTTTGGGCTGATAGGCATGCGCGAGCGTGTAGAAATGCTTGAAGGGAATTTAAATATAGATTCAGTAAAGGGCAAAGGAACGAAAGTATTAATCAAAGTACCATATAAGGTATAG
- a CDS encoding response regulator, whose protein sequence is MKTEKRMRIVLIDDHKLFREGVKRILEFEPSFEVVAEGEDGTEASKLVKENKPDVVLMDINMPHMNGVQATTDLVRFFPDTNVIILSIHDDESYVTHALKTGAQGYLLKEMDSDSLIEAIKVVGEGGSYLHPRVTHNLVQEYRRLAKENASSVADSGVEYRKPLHILTKRESQILQLLADGKSNRSVAEALYISEKTVKNHVSNILQKMDCNDRTQAVVSAIKKGWVEVL, encoded by the coding sequence ATGAAGACGGAGAAACGTATGCGTATTGTTTTAATTGATGATCACAAGTTATTTCGTGAAGGGGTAAAGCGAATTTTAGAATTTGAACCATCATTTGAAGTCGTTGCAGAAGGTGAAGATGGAACAGAAGCTTCGAAACTAGTAAAAGAAAACAAGCCTGATGTTGTATTAATGGATATAAATATGCCTCATATGAACGGGGTGCAAGCTACTACAGATTTAGTTCGATTCTTTCCAGATACAAATGTTATTATTCTTTCGATCCATGATGATGAAAGCTATGTAACGCACGCGCTAAAAACAGGTGCGCAAGGTTATCTATTAAAAGAGATGGATTCTGATTCATTAATAGAGGCAATAAAAGTTGTGGGTGAGGGTGGTTCCTATCTTCATCCTAGAGTAACGCATAATCTAGTTCAAGAATACCGTCGCTTAGCAAAAGAAAATGCATCCAGTGTAGCAGATAGTGGTGTTGAATACCGGAAGCCGCTTCATATACTGACGAAACGAGAAAGTCAAATATTGCAGCTACTAGCTGATGGGAAAAGTAATCGCTCTGTGGCAGAAGCTTTATACATTAGTGAAAAAACGGTTAAAAACCATGTCAGTAACATCCTACAAAAAATGGACTGTAATGATCGTACCCAAGCAGTAGTTTCCGCAATAAAAAAAGGCTGGGTTGAAGTTTTATAA
- the csrA gene encoding carbon storage regulator CsrA encodes MLVLTRKQDEAIQLGEDIEIKVLAIEGDQIKLGIDAPKSVDIYRREIYLDIKEQNNEAANVSSDLLELLKENKE; translated from the coding sequence ATGCTTGTGCTAACGAGAAAGCAGGATGAAGCAATACAGCTGGGCGAAGATATAGAAATAAAGGTGCTCGCAATAGAAGGGGACCAAATAAAGCTTGGAATTGATGCCCCTAAATCTGTGGATATCTATCGCCGAGAAATTTACCTTGATATCAAAGAGCAAAATAATGAAGCAGCGAATGTTTCATCAGATTTGCTTGAGTTATTAAAGGAAAATAAAGAGTAA
- the flgK gene encoding flagellar hook-associated protein FlgK, producing MSTFHGLEMARQALSTQQSALYTTGHNIANANTEGYSRQRVNFESASPYPAASRNQPVTAGQMGTGVEAGSVQRIRDEFLDHQYRAENSKEGYWETKSDALSRMEGLMNEPSENGLSNTMDQFWESLQDLSVNPESSGERSVAVQRGVAVAENFNYLSESLDSIRSDLKNQIDQTEEEVNSLLNQIDNINEQVKQTEVNGNVANDLYDERDRLIDELSNVINIKVSYSKSAESAPDVADGLATIEIVDDKGNSLGVKLVDAEADEDERVNELEVNYADNDSEEVTSVTVGEEPVEIMGSNGSLKGLVEAYGYESEDEDNETAGIYTDMLSDLDDMADVFATEFNDVHSNGYDLNGETDADFFNFEDNAAASSIVVSDYLVQEPDKLAASEDENAGNGDNASNLAEVFNKTNLESDALGPGTSINGFYESLIADMGVIAQEANRMTNNTGALKSQVENQRMSVSAVSLDEEMSNMIKFQHAYSAAARSMTAVDELLDQVINNMGLVGR from the coding sequence ATGAGTACATTTCATGGTTTAGAGATGGCAAGGCAAGCACTATCTACCCAACAATCTGCACTGTATACAACAGGTCATAATATAGCAAATGCTAATACGGAAGGCTATTCGAGACAGCGAGTCAATTTTGAAAGTGCGTCCCCGTATCCTGCTGCTTCAAGAAATCAACCTGTAACCGCTGGGCAGATGGGAACAGGGGTGGAAGCAGGTTCCGTTCAGCGAATTCGAGATGAATTCTTGGATCACCAGTATCGTGCGGAGAACAGTAAAGAAGGGTACTGGGAAACAAAGTCTGACGCACTTAGTCGTATGGAAGGTTTAATGAATGAACCGTCCGAAAATGGTCTATCCAATACAATGGATCAATTTTGGGAGTCACTTCAGGATCTTTCTGTGAACCCTGAAAGTTCTGGGGAACGATCTGTAGCTGTTCAACGAGGAGTTGCAGTTGCTGAAAATTTTAATTATTTATCTGAATCGCTAGACTCCATTCGTTCTGATTTAAAAAACCAAATTGATCAAACGGAAGAAGAAGTAAATTCACTATTAAATCAAATTGATAACATTAATGAGCAGGTTAAGCAAACGGAAGTGAATGGAAATGTAGCAAATGATTTATATGATGAACGTGATCGCTTAATTGATGAACTTTCAAACGTTATTAACATAAAGGTCAGCTATTCGAAGAGCGCAGAGAGCGCACCGGATGTCGCTGATGGATTGGCAACCATTGAGATAGTAGATGATAAAGGTAATTCACTTGGTGTGAAATTGGTTGACGCAGAAGCGGATGAGGACGAGAGAGTTAATGAACTTGAAGTTAACTATGCCGATAATGATTCTGAAGAGGTTACATCGGTTACTGTCGGTGAAGAACCAGTGGAAATAATGGGTTCCAATGGTTCTTTAAAAGGATTAGTTGAAGCATATGGCTATGAATCAGAAGATGAAGACAACGAGACGGCGGGTATTTATACCGATATGCTTTCTGATTTGGATGATATGGCTGATGTGTTTGCAACTGAATTTAACGACGTTCATAGCAACGGTTATGATTTGAATGGCGAAACAGACGCAGATTTTTTTAATTTTGAGGATAACGCAGCAGCCAGTTCTATTGTTGTGTCCGACTATCTTGTACAAGAACCTGATAAACTAGCGGCTAGTGAAGATGAAAATGCTGGAAATGGTGATAATGCCTCCAATTTGGCAGAAGTTTTTAATAAAACAAATCTAGAAAGCGATGCATTAGGACCAGGTACTTCTATAAATGGTTTCTATGAGTCCCTTATTGCTGATATGGGTGTTATTGCACAGGAAGCTAACCGTATGACGAATAATACGGGTGCACTCAAATCACAGGTAGAAAATCAACGCATGTCCGTGAGTGCAGTTTCCTTAGATGAGGAAATGTCGAATATGATTAAATTTCAACATGCATATAGCGCAGCAGCGAGAAGTATGACAGCAGTAGATGAATTGCTTGATCAAGTAATAAATAATATGGGCTTAGTAGGAAGGTAG
- a CDS encoding DegV family protein: MKVAVMTDSTAYIPAHIRDEYTIHMVPLNVIFGDESYQEEIDITNEEFYQKVQETENFPKTSQPSIGYITNKLEELAKDYDAVISIHLSSGISGTYQAVVSAAEMVEGIDVYAYDSELSAMAQGFYVLEAAEAAKLGRTPADILERLNVVSQSIRAYFMVDDLTNLQRGGRLNGAQALVGSILQVKPVLHFVDKVIVPFEKIRTRKKALSRIMGMLEEDASIGKDVKVVFIHANNEQAAVSLQDEFLAKYPTADTSISYFGPVIGTHLGEGAVGVGWYVK; the protein is encoded by the coding sequence ATGAAAGTTGCTGTAATGACAGATAGTACGGCTTATATACCTGCACATATACGGGATGAATATACTATTCATATGGTTCCGTTAAATGTCATATTTGGTGACGAATCCTATCAAGAGGAAATCGATATTACAAATGAAGAATTTTATCAAAAAGTACAAGAAACGGAAAACTTTCCGAAAACGTCCCAACCATCGATTGGTTATATAACGAACAAGCTTGAGGAATTAGCGAAAGATTATGATGCTGTTATCTCAATACACCTCTCGAGCGGAATTAGTGGGACCTATCAAGCAGTTGTTAGTGCCGCAGAAATGGTTGAAGGAATTGACGTATATGCATACGATTCTGAACTTAGTGCGATGGCGCAGGGTTTTTATGTTTTAGAAGCTGCAGAAGCGGCGAAATTAGGTAGAACTCCAGCTGATATTCTAGAACGTCTGAACGTCGTGAGTCAGAGTATTCGTGCCTATTTTATGGTAGATGACCTTACTAATTTACAACGTGGTGGACGATTAAATGGCGCCCAAGCTTTAGTCGGTAGTATTTTACAAGTGAAACCAGTTCTACATTTTGTTGATAAAGTAATCGTTCCATTTGAAAAAATCCGTACACGTAAAAAAGCATTAAGCCGGATTATGGGAATGTTGGAAGAAGACGCAAGCATAGGGAAAGATGTTAAAGTTGTGTTTATTCATGCTAATAATGAACAAGCTGCAGTGAGTTTGCAGGATGAATTTCTAGCAAAATATCCGACAGCCGATACATCGATCAGTTATTTTGGCCCTGTTATTGGCACCCATTTAGGTGAAGGGGCAGTCGGCGTTGGTTGGTATGTGAAATAG
- the fliW gene encoding flagellar assembly protein FliW produces the protein MHLHTKYLGEVEIDASKIIQFPVGLPGFIDETEFALVDFPDNPIFQVLQSVKSVNTAFIVTNPYHFYHDYSFELDDSIVESLEVKSEKDVMVVTIVTLKNPFNTSTLNLKAPVIINPSSKQGKQYILNMDNIPAKAPISPGNHLKAGGE, from the coding sequence ATGCATTTACATACAAAATATTTAGGAGAAGTAGAAATTGACGCATCCAAAATCATTCAATTTCCTGTAGGTCTACCCGGATTTATCGATGAAACGGAATTTGCTTTAGTGGACTTTCCAGATAATCCAATTTTTCAGGTTTTACAATCCGTTAAGTCCGTAAACACTGCATTCATTGTTACGAATCCCTATCACTTTTACCATGATTATTCATTTGAACTTGATGATAGTATAGTAGAGAGTTTAGAAGTTAAAAGTGAGAAGGACGTTATGGTTGTTACGATTGTTACATTAAAAAATCCATTTAACACAAGCACTTTAAATTTAAAAGCACCAGTCATTATTAATCCTTCCAGTAAACAGGGAAAGCAATACATATTAAACATGGACAATATCCCTGCAAAAGCTCCAATATCTCCAGGTAATCATTTGAAAGCGGGAGGAGAATAA